The Benincasa hispida cultivar B227 chromosome 11, ASM972705v1, whole genome shotgun sequence genome has a segment encoding these proteins:
- the LOC120092003 gene encoding nuclear transcription factor Y subunit A-10-like gives MAPQTGYLKEHEGIVPNSLGQLSSSPARLWSAFGQGSQSIFGDFGHVKASSIEQLGSNGKEFNGSKQVAHGPEKLNTAPFSIYPGDCKISMDAQKPSPMFSLQSPLSEYHNRFELGFGQPMICANYPYMEQHYGILSAFGPQIPGRIMLPMSLTSDDGPIYVNAKQYHGIIRRRQIRAKAMMENKLARTRKPYMHESRHLHAMRRPRGSGGRFLNTKNLKNGKPSMELKKIDDVNLSDSTGSQCSVVLQSESGTLNSPNEAKGRGFSLSSSEVSSIFPRGLQRFQINHLGPSMPSLAEIIDGGGHGMVLPKWVAAADNCCNLCV, from the exons ATGGCACCACAAACTGGCTATTTGAAAGAACATGAAGGAATTGTTCCTAATTCACTTGGCCAGTTATCATCTTCTCCTGCTCGTTTATGGAGTGCCTTTGGGCAAGGTTCTCAATCAATCTTTGGGGATTTTGGTCACGTGAAGGCTTCATCCATTGAACAACTTGGCAGTAATGGGAAGGAGTTCAATGGAAGCAAACAAGTTGCTCATGGCCCGGAGAAATTGAACACAGCTCCATTTTCCATTTATCCTG GTGACTGTAAGATTTCGATGGATGCGCAAAAACCTTCACCAATGTTTTCCCTGCAATCACCCTTGTCAGAATATCACAATCGTTTTGAGCTTGGATTTGGCCAGCCCATG ATATGTGCAAATTATCCTTACATGGAACAGCATTACGGGATCCTCTCTGCTTTTGGACCTCAAATACCA GGCCGGATTATGCTGCCAATGAGCTTAACATCAGATGATGGACCTATTTATGTGAATGCAAAGCAGTATCATGGAATCATTAGGCGCAGGCAGATACGTGCCAAGGCAATGATGGAGAATAAACTTGCAAGAACTCGTAAG CCATATATGCACGAATCGCGTCATCTTCATGCAATGCGCCGTCCACGTGGATCTGGTGGCCGTTTCTTGAACACAAAGAATCTGAAAAATGGGAAACCCTCAATGGAACTAAAGAAAATTGATGATGTGAACCTTTCTGATTCAACTGGTTCCCAATGTTCTGTGGTTCTGCAATCAGAAAGTGGAACTTTGAACTCCCCAAATGAAGCAAAGGGGAGGGGCTTTAGTCTCTCGAGTTCTGAGGTATCGAGCATATTCCCGAGGGGACTACAACGTTTTCAAATCAACCATCTTGGACCATCAATGCCATCACTGGCAGAGATCATTGATGGAGGAGGGCATGGCATGGTTCTGCCCAAATGGGTTGCAGCAGCTGACAACTGCTGTAACCTTTGTGTTTGA
- the LOC120090444 gene encoding 33 kDa ribonucleoprotein, chloroplastic gives MSASSVSMAAAAAPSVSSSSPLSKKLFFTQHPNQIPSHFSPKQNPLKLLNLTIHLPNFYPLSFSSPSHLHSVPPAFDGLEVSDPETEYAEIQESDAEEETQEEDEQKVSVSREAGKLYIGNLPYAMTSSQLSEVFAEAGHVVSVQVIYDKVTDRSRGFAFVTMATLEEAKEAIRMFDGSQIGGRTVRVNFPEVPRGGEKEVMGPKIRSSYNKFVDSPHKIYAGNLGWGLTSQSLREAFENQPGILSAKVIYDRASGKSRGFGFVSFETAEDAEFALESMNGVEVEGRPLRLNIAAGRAPTSPAAFPRTENTIDSKELLTSISA, from the exons ATGTCAGCTTCTTCTGTCTCAATGGCTGCTGCAGCAGCACCCTcagtttcatcttcttctccactcAGCAAGAAACTCTTCTTCACTCAACATCCCAACCAAATTCCCTCTCATTTCTCTCCAAAACAAAACCCATTGAAGCTTCTCAACCTCACAATCCATTTACCCAACTTTTACCCTCTTTCCTTCTCCTCTCCTTCTCATCTCCACAGTGTACCTCCTGCTTTCGATGGGCTCGAAGTCTCCGACCCAGAAACAGAATACGCAGAGATTCAAGAATCGGATGCAGAAGAAGAAACCCAAGAGGAAGATGAACAAAAGGTATCGGTATCTCGCGAAGCAGGGAAGCTTTATATTGGAAATTTACCATATGCTATGACTTCTTCCCAATTGTCTGAGGTCTTCGCCGAAGCTGGTCATGTGGTTTCTGTACAG GTTATATATGACAAAGTTACGGATAGGAGTAGGGGATTTGCATTTGTGACAATGGCAACTTTGGAGGAAGCTAAAGAAGCAATTCGGATGTTTGATGGCTCT CAAATCGGTGGTCGAACCGTTCGGGTGAACTTCCCTGAAGTGCCAAGGGGAGGAGAAAAGGAAGTCATGGGGCCAAAGATAAGAAGCAGCTATAACAAATTTGTAGATAGTCCTCACAAGATATATGCAGGGAACCTTGGTTGGGGTCTCACTTCTCAGAGTCTTAGAGAGGCTTTTGAAAACCAACCGGGGATATTGAGTGCCAAGGTCATCTATGATAGGGCATCTGGAAAAAGTAGAGGTTTTGGATTTGTATCTTTTGAAACTGCTGAGGATGCAGAGTTTGCTTTGGAGTCCATGAATGGAGTG GAAGTTGAAGGGCGGCCGCTTCGTTTGAACATTGCTGCAGGACGGGCCCCAACTTCTCCAGCAGCATTCCCAAGGACCGAGAATACCATTGACAGCAAAGAATTGCTTACAAGTATCAGTGCCTGA
- the LOC120090443 gene encoding putative deoxyribonuclease TATDN1, translating to MLSNCGGWDRTKGRSEISSTVEITLLLRRDWNPAGEHQRPANPLQIQGHLSYQFEPISSKFNSKRIFLALLWLSSTMGTLRMIDIAVNFTDGMFKGIYHGKQYHAADIAAVLSRAWSAGIQRIIVTGGSLEESREALKIAETDGRLFCTVGVHPTRCKEFEESDDPETYFQALLSLTKEGIEKGKVVAVGECGLDYDRLHFCPADIQKKYFEKQFELAHTTKLPMFLHMRAAAEDFCDIVERNKQRFCAGVVHSFTDSAEDRDKLLSFSNLYIGINGCSLKTAENLDVVRGIPTERLMIETDSPYCEIKNTHAGIKFVKSVWASKKKEKHDDQCIVKGRNEPCLVRQVLEVLAGCKGIMDINQLSETLYHNTCRVFFPQDLDSAADALLAGSHDLDEKI from the exons atgttgtcGAATTGCGGAGGGTGGGATCGTACAAAAGGACGATCGGAAATATCTTCAACCGTTGAAATCACTCTTCTGCTTCGCCGGGATTGGAATCCGGCGGGAGAGCACCAGCGACCGGCTAATCCATTGCAGATTCAAGGTCATCTCTCTTACCAATTCGAACCTATTTCAAGCAAGTTCAATTCAAAGCGCATCTTTCTAGCTCTTCTCTGGCTTTCCTCGACCATGGGAACACTGCGAATGATAG ATATTGCGGTCAATTTTACAG ATGGTATGTTCAAAGGAATCTACCACGGGAAGCAATACCACGCAGCTGACATAGCAGCTGTTTTGAGCAGGGCTTGGAGTGCTGGGATTCAGCGAATCATT GTGACCGGTGGATCACTCGAGGAATCAAGGGAAGCCCTTAAAATTGCAGAAACAGatg GAAGGCTTTTTTGTACCGTGGGCGTGCATCCAACTAGATGCAAG GAATTTGAAGAGAGTGATGACCCAGAGACGTATTTTCAGGCTCTTCTTTCATTGACCAAAGAGGGAATTGAGAAAGGAAAG GTCGTTGCAGTTGGTGAATGTGGATTAGATTATGACAGGCTTCACTTTTGCCCTGCTGATATTCAAAAGAA ATATTTTGAGAAGCAGTTTGAGTTAGCGCACACAACAAAGCTTCCTATGTTTCTACACATGCGTGCAGCTGCTGAAGATTTTTGTGACATTGTAGAGCGAAATAAACAAAG GTTCTGTGCTGGAGTTGTTCATTCGTTCACAGATAGTGCAGAAGATCGTGACAAGCTTCTCTCATTCAGTAATTTGTACATAG GGATTAATGGTTGCTCTCTGAAAACTGCTGAAAATCTTGATGTTGTGAGGGGCATACCAACTGAGAGACTGATGATTGAGACAGACTCTCCATATTGTGAAATCAAGAATACACATGCTGGGATTAAGTTTGTAAAATCGGTCTGGGCTtctaagaagaaagagaagcatGATGATCAGTGCATAGTGAAAGGCCGGAATGAACCATGTTTAGTTCG GCAAGTTCTTGAGGTCTTGGCTGGATGTAAGGGTATCATGGATATCAACCAGCTTAGTGAAACTTTGTACCACAATACGTGCAG AGTTTTCTTTCCTCAAGACCTGGACTCGGCAGCAGATGCTCTCCTTGCTGGTTCTCATGATCTTGATGaaaaaatttag